The window AGTGGCTGTGCTACTTGAAGTTGATGGTGCTAAAGATCTCGGAATTGACGGATTTCAGCGGAACCGAGGGCGGCGCCACGCGCACTGAAACCTCAAACGGAACACTGGTGGGCGGCAGGCAGGCATGATCGTTGCAGGCCTGATACATGAATTTTCCGCGCAACGGATAGTTTCCCGGCTTCACTGAGCTACCGACCTTCAGAAGCGAACCCAGATGGATTTCACCTTCGTAGACCGAAATCGGAGAATCCAGGAAATCAAACTTCACCATCTTACCGCGCGGGTAAACAACTTTCTCAACCTGCAAGTTGGGAGAAGCATCAAACTCGACTTTGGTGGGAATCAGATAATCGAGCGAAGGCTTGTGGTCGTTGATATGGTAACCGGGCTCAATTCGCGCCAGCACTGCCAGTTTTGCTGACTGGCCGGGATGGACCGCGTTGGTTGCAAGCACGGTGCGGGCAGATACCACGGCGGGCGGGCCTGCGGCGGTTGCCGCGCCGGCCGACAGCAAAACCAGTAATGAAGCCGCGATCCATCGCATCATCGGGCCGCCCTGCCGTTGCTCGAATGGCCGATCTCGATCGTGCTTCGGCCCGGCAATCAAATGCCAAAGCCGCGCCTCGAGCAACGCTATCCGTGGTGATCTTTCAGGAATTTGGCGTACTCGTCTTTCGCCTGCTGCAGGCTGACCTGGCAGGACGAGTCCACCTGCCTGCATTTCAGCAGCGTGAAACCGCAACCGCAGGTACACTTCTGTTGCCCCAGGTGCTTCTGAAACGCCGTCAGTTCGGACGGAGTCAGCTTTGAAACGTCAACCCCGGGCACCACCGAGCTTACCTCTGCCGGCGTGCTGGTGCGGATGTCTTTGGAAGCCGTGTACCCCACCGTCTTGAAGTCCGCCAGCTTGCGGTCCGGGGCCGCGGCCAGCAGTTCCTTGATTTCGGATTCAAAAATGGATGCGTCCGTCAAGCCGACGTGCTTGGCATAAATCCTGCCGTCGCGTCCGATCAAAAAGCTGGTGGGCAGCCCCAGAATTCCCCCATAAAGCTCGCCCAGGTTGTCAGAACCCATGACGACCGGATAATTCATGTGAAATTCCTGATAGAATTTTCGGACCGGCTCCGGACCATCGTCCATCGAGACGCCGATAATCGACAGCCCCTGGCTTCCGTACTGGTTTTGAAGCTGTACGAAACCGGGAATTTCAATGCGGCAGGGCCCGCACCAGGTGGCCCAGAAATCCAGCAGCACCACCTTGCCCTTGTAATTCTGCAGGTCGATCTTGTCGCCCGAAAGCGAGGTAAGTGTAAACCCTGGGGCCTGCGGAAAGTCACCGCTGGCTTTAGCGGCGGCCTTGGTGGCGGCGGGCGCAATCCAGTACTTGTTGACAAAGAACAGGCCGACGGCAACCACAATCCCCAGAGCCACGCCGAGAAGAACTTTGCCTTTCTTCACAAGTATCTCCCTTCCTCGAAAACTCTTCGCATCTTGCGGACCTGCCCGGATCCTCTCCTGTGCCGATTCCCGATTCTCATCCCTTCACTTTGGACTGCAAATGGACCTTGGCGCTCACGCTGCCTGCGAAGCTTCCGGCCTTGCGCCCCGGACCGTACCATCGGTATGCCAGCACCGCCGCAAACCCCAGCACCAGCAGCGCGATAAACTGCGAAGTTGAGAGCAGATGGTTAAACACAAAGCCGCGGTCGGGATCGCCTCGCAGGAACTCCAGCAAAAACCTTTCTACCCCATAAAGCCCGATATAAAGCAGAAAAATTTCTCCGTCGCGCGTTTTGTGCTTGTATCGCCACATCAGGATCACGAAAATGCCAAGCAGCGTGACGGATTCAACAATCTGCCATGGAAAGAGTGGAATCCCAAGAGGCACTCCAGTCATCTGGTGGCTAAACTCATTGGTAAACGTCACCGCCAGGAAGGAATGGCTGGCCACACCGTAATCGCACCCGGCTGAAAAACACCCCAGCCTTCCAATCGATTGCCCCAGCGCGATGGCGGGAGCATAAACGTCGAAAACCCTCCAGAACGGCAGCTTGTAGCTCCGAATGTACCAGGCGGCAAACACCGTGGCGGCGATGAATCCGCCGTAAAAAACTCCGCCAGCTTCCAAAGTGGACATGGAGAATATCTGGCCCGGATTATGGCTGTAGAACGTCCACTCCGTCAGGATCATCAGGATTTTCGCCCCCAGCAGCGCCGTAACAATGATCCAGGTGCTCAGGTCCACCAGGCGGCCCGTGTCCAGGCCCTCGCGCCGCCCCAGCCGCACCACCGTGTAGAGGGCCACAAGCAGCGCCGTGGCCAGCAGGACGCCATAAGTTGGCAGTTGAAAAGAACCTATCTTGAAGAGAATCGGATGCAAGCTGTTATCCTAACCTCGGGGCCACGTCTTGAGCATCGGGCATGCGGCCGCGCCATTTCTGGAGCGCGGTATGCAGCCCCACAATCCTCCATAATTACAGGGTAAACCGATTGAGAAAAGAAAGATAGCCTGAGAGCATCGTCATTTTATGAGTTGCCATCAACACTCCGATGCAGATCAGCAGCACACCGGAAGCAACTTCCACGGCCTGCATGTGCTTTCGAAAGCGGCTGTAAAATTTGATGAACCTTCCCACGCCCAAAGCCGTCAGCAGGAATGGCACAGCCAGCCCCGCCGAATAGATGGCCAACAGAAACATGCCCTGGAATACCGTGTCTTTGATGGCCGCCAGCGCCAGAATCCCGGTCAGAATCGGGCCGATGCAGGGGGTCCATCCAAAAGCGAATGCAAACCCCAGCACAAACGACCCGGCGATTCCCCGCTTGGGCGCCAGAGTGTTCATCCGGGCCTCGCGGTAAAGAAAAGGAATCTTCACCAGTCCCGTAAGGTGCAGGCCAAAAATGATGATCACCACGCCCGCCGCAATGTCAAACGTGCCCTGGCGTGACAGCAGGAACTTGCCGACGGCGGTTGCCGAAGCGCCGAGTACGATAAACACCACCGAAAAGCCGATGACGAACGCTACGGAGTTGCGAAGGATCAGCGCCGTCACCTTTTCATCTGCCTCGCCGCGCAGGTCCTCCATGGACAGCCCGGACAGCATGGAAATGTATCCTGGAATCAGCGGCAGGACGCAGGGCGACAAAAACGACACCAGACCGGCAACGAAAGCAACAGGAATGCTCAGATTATGAGTCATTTTGAATCAGTTTCTTTAAGTACAGCTTTCACTTTTTGGATGTCCCAGAAACAGCCCCACAACACGCAATTTCTGGAACGTTCATACGGGCCAGAATCCGACAGCAGCCCAGCCTTGCGGCGCACACCCTAAGAGTGTATCATACCCCGCCTTGCTGTTTGGTATGTCGGCAGGTGAGGATAGTGGGGCGGCTCTCGCAGATTCCTGTGCGGCTAAAGCGACATTTGGCATTTCGAGCCTCGGGCACTGTCATTCCGAGGAGCCGAAGGGCGACGAGGAATCCGCTTTTGGCTGGCCGAGAAGCAGATTCCTCGGGCCGCAACAGCGCCGTCCCTCGGAATGACGGTGGGTGCGGTTTCCATTTATGATTCGGAGGACTTGAATTGCTGCGAGCGATCATCTTCGATTTTGACGGCGTCATTGTCGATTCCGAGCCGATCATCATGAGGCTGACGCAGGAGATGGCGGCCAAGGAAGGCTGGGTGGTCTCCGAGGAGGAATACTACCGGAATTACCTGGCGCTTGACGATCGCGGCATCGTGGAACACCTCTTTATCAGCCACGGCCGCGCTGTCGATCGTGCTCGCGTGGAAGAACTGGTGAGCTGGAAGTCGCGCGTTTACGGAGATATGATCGCCGAGGGCCTGCCCGCCATGCCCGGCGCGGTTGAATTTGTCCGCCAAGTCGCCAAAAGCTATCCTCTGGCCATCGCCAGCGGCAGCGCCCGCAGTGAAATCGAACATCTGCTAGGCAGGGTCCAGCTCCGCGACTGTTTTCGGACCATCTCGAGCGCCGACGATTGCGAAAGGTCAAAGCCTGACCCGGAGGTTTACCTGAAAGCTCTCGCCGGCCTCGAGGCTCTCCCCGAATTCGGCGATAAGCCTCTGCGCGCGACTGAATGCGTGGCCATTGAGGACGCTCCCGGCGGGATTGATGCTGCGCACGCCGCAGGAATCCGCTGCATTGGCCTTGCGCACAGCCGCACGCAGGAAAACCTGCTCCACGCCGACTGGGCTTTCAGCGGTTTTGAAGATCTGGATCTAGAGGCGATCAGCCGCGCATTCGAGCGTTAACACGTCGCTGAAAAGACTGTCTGCCACGTCATGATGGATCTTACCGTAGCGGCGGCTTTACGCCGCCATCTGCCCCGAGCGAATTGACCTGATGGCGGTGTGAACCCGCCGCTACGCCGGGCCGGGTTGCCGCAAGAAGGCCCCTCAGTTACGGACCTCGTAAACGCCAATTTCAGCGATTGCCGAGCCGCGGCGCGGAATGGCCAGATAGAGGCGGTCCAATGCGGGAACAAAAAGTGAGGTGCGGGCGCCGGAAGCGGTGGGGAGCGTCGATTGCAGCCGGTAGTGATCGGCATCCAACTGATGCACGACGCTGATGAAGCCCTGCCCGCCGGAAACATAGATCCTTCGCCGGGCTGCGTCGTAGTAAACGTCATCGGCGTCGCCCGCCACATCGAGGTGCGCAACCATTTTGCCCGACTCCGAATCGAGCACCAGGAGTTGCGCCGGGCTGCGGCAAACCACAAACAACCGCTGCCGTGACTGGTCATATGCCATGGGGAAATTGTCCCGATAATTTTCCATGGGCCATCGCAGAACCACAGACCGACGGTTCCAGTCCGCAGCGGCGATTTCATTTTCGGTGGGAACGTTCACGTAAATCCTCGACCCGCCACCTGCCACCTCAAAGGCTTCCGGATGCGCCCGCAGCGGTATGGTCCCCAATTCTTTCCCGGTCATGGCGTCCAGAACGCCCAGGCCGCCGCTTCCGTATCCGACGTAGATCCGCTCGTGTGCGGCGTCATAGCGGATGTCATCGGCGTCCGAAGGAAACTGCACGGTTGAGAGCAGGCTGTAGTTCGTGCCATCGAGAACATGGACGGAGCCGTCGCCGCCATTGGCAACGAAAATACGGTTCGACTCCGGCACGTAAAACACTCCTTGCGGCTCCTGCATTCCGGTGATCGAGTGAATGTCTTTGCCCGCGTCAAGATCGATGACTTCCACGGTATCGTTGCCAAGAGCGGAAACAAACAGCCGGTGGCCCTTTACATCAACGCTCAGATGATCAATGCGGCCGCGCACCTCGGGCATGGGAATGTTTGCGGCCAGTTTAAGCGGCGCGGGCACCTGCGCACAGAGGCCCGGGACCCACGCCAGCCAGCAGATAAACAAAAACCGCGCGCAGCTTTTCATCACACCCTCGTATGAGCAGGTTGCTGAAAAAGGCCACCCGTTCAAATCATATCGCTTCCGGCTCTTCCCGGTGTACTCTTCTGTCTGGGGCGGGATTTCGTCCTTCCTGTTCGGAAAGATCGAGCGAATGCTACCGATACCTGGAGGTGTTAAGGATGTTGATCCGACAACGGCGCGTGCAGATGCTGGCGATGCTCGCCGCGGCTCTGGCTGCGGCAAATGTCGCGCGCGCGCAGACAAAAGCAACTTCAACGGAAAGCGACCAGCAGGCGCTGAGCCTCACCATTTACAACTCGAACGCTGCCCTGGTGAGAGACGTTCGCACCGTGCGTTTGCCCGCCGGCAACGTCGAACTGCAGTTCGCCGATGTCGCTTCGCAGATCCAGCCGGAAACTGTTCGCATCATTTCGCTCAGCGGGCCCAGGCAATTGACGGTGCTGGAACAGAATTACCGCTATGACCTGCTCGACCCGCAGAAGCTGTTCCAATACTACGTGGGGAAGCAGGTGACGCTGGTCCGCCACATCACGGAAAACAATTCAACCAGGGAAGTCTCAACGAAGGCCACATTGCTCTCAGACAATAATGGCCCCGTCTGGCAGGTGGGCAATGAGATTGTTACCGGCATGTCAGCCGACCGCTTTGTCTTCCCCGCTCTGCCGCCCGGCCTCTACAGCAAGCCAACGCTGGTTTGGCGTCTGGAGAACAAGAGTGCGGGAGAGCAGAAACTTGAAGCCGATTACATGACCAAGGCCGTCAACTGGAATGCGGATTATGTTCTCACCTTGCCTGGCGAAGATGCGGCGGCCGACCTGAGTTCGTGGGTGACAGTGAGCAACAGCAGCGGCGCCGATTTTCGCAACACCCGGCTGCAGCTTGTCGCAGGGCAGGTGCACCAGGCCGTGCAAAACATCATGCCCATGGCAGGGCGCATGGTGGCGATGGAAGCTAAAGCCGCGGCTCCGGGAGTTTCGGAAGAAGGGCTCTCCGAATATCATCTATACACCATTGAGCGCCCTGTGACGCTGCCGGACAACAGCAGCAAGCAGATTGCCTTTGTGCGCGCCAGCGGCATCAAGGTGCAGAAGACCTATGAGATCACCGGCCAGCAGTTCTACTTTTACAGTCCTTATCAGGGCGGCGAGTCCGCGAAACAACCCGTGGAGGCACACCTGAAGTTCAAGAATTCTGAGAGTAATTCGCTGGGAGTTCCTCTGCCGGCGGGGACCGTTCGCGTCTACCAGGCGGACTCCAACGGCAGGGTGCAATTCGTGGGCGAAGACAGCATCTCCCACACGCCGAAAGACGAAGACCTGAACCTCTACATCGGCAACGCCTTCGATGTCACCGCGGAAAGGAGGCAGACGGATTTTCAAAATCTTGGCCGCGACGTTTATGAGTCGGCATTCCAGATCACCATTCGCAACCACAAGAAAGCCGCCGTCACGGTTGATGTCAACGAGCCGGTCAACGGGACATGGTCCGTGCTGCAATCCAATTTTAAGTATGAAAAGACCTCGGCGTTTTCGATCAGATTTCGGGTGCCGGTGGAAGCCGATGGCCAATCCGTTCTGAATTATCGCGTGCGCGTCCACCGATAATGGTTGGCAATGCCGCCGCCCAACATCGAAGGAGAATCATGCGAGCCATGTCCGGGAAAACGCGGGAGGTGCGGGTCCGAACTGCACGGCTCGAAGACGCCGGCGCCATCGCCGATCTTTCCGGCCAGTTGGGCTATCCCAGCTCTGCCGCCAGCGTGCGGCGCCGCCTGCGCGATCTGCTCGGGAAGCCCGATCATGCCATCTGGGTGGCGGAAAACAGCGGAGGGAGCGTCGCAGGCTGGATCCACGTTTTCGTCCATGCGCTGCTGGAGAGCGACCGCCAGGCGGAAATCGGCGGTCTGGTGATCGACGAAAACTTTCGCGGCCACGGCGCGGGCAAAGCGCTTGTCGGGCGGGCCGAACGCTGGGCAAAATCCAGGCGGCTCGTTTCCGTTTACGCGCGCTCAAATATCATCCGTAAAGAAGCGCACGCGTTCTACCAGAAGCTGGGTTACAAAATCATCAAGACTCAGCACGCTTTCCGGAAGGAGCTTTGTTAGTGTGGCATCCCAGTAATTGTTTACCAGTCATTCCGAGGGCCGTGCTCTTCCGGCCCGAGGAATCTGCTTTTACTCCATAGCAAAAGCAGATTCCTCTCCCGCCTTGCGGGCTCGGAATGACGGTGGCAGACAGTAACGAATAACGCCGCGCTAGACAATCAGCATGCAATCGCCATAGCTGTAGAAGCGATACCGCTGCTCGATGGCGTGCCGGTAGGCGCGGAAGATCAGGTCACGCCCAGCAAACGCCGAAACCAGCATCAGCAGCGTCGATTTCGGCAGGTGAAAATTGGTCAGCAGTCCGCGAACCACCTGAAACCTGAATCCCGGCATGATGAACAGCCCCGTTTCCCCTCGCCAGGGAACAATCTTGCCATCGTTCTCTAGTGCCACGGATTCGAGTGTGCGCACGCTGGTGGTGCCTACCGCGATCACGCGGCGTCTCTCGGCCAGAGCGCGGTTGAGGGTCGAGGCCGCTGCCTCTGAAATTTCGAACTGTTCCGATTCCATTTTGTGGTCTTCCACGCGCTCCGTCTGGACGGGACGAAACGTTCCCGGCCCCACGTGAAGCGTAATCTCGCAGACTTCAATCTCTCGCGCCCGCAGTGCGTCAAAGATTCGCTGCGTGAAATGAAGGCCTGCCGTGGGCGCGGCAACCGCGCCGCGTGCTCTGGCGTATATCGTCTGATAGGTCTCGCGGTCCGAGGCTTCGTCGGGCCGGCCCACGTAGGGCGGCAAAGGAACGTGCCCCAGGCGGTCGATGGCGCCCGCCACGCTGCCTTCGCGCGCCCGCAGCAGCACCCTGCGCACACCGTATTCACCGCGCCCCAGGACTTCCGCCTCAAGCCCGCCGCCGCCAAAAACCAGCACCTCGCCTGTGCGGACTTTGCGCCCTGGATGCACGAGGCCCTGCCAGACGTCGCCCGATTCATTTCGCGTCAGCAGAAGTTCGACTTCGGCGGTCAGATACTCCCGCGCCGCCGGGTTGCCTTTGCCAATGGCCTGCGCCCGCGCGCCTCGCCTCTTTCCCAGCAGCCGCGCGGGAAACACCCGCGTGTTGTTCACCACCAGCACGTCGCCCGGATCGAGGAGCTCAGGCAACGAACGAAACGCGCGATCGCTGAATGATTGCGCGGCGCGGTCCAGCAGCATCATGCGCGAGGCATCGCGTTCCTTCAAGGGCCGCTGGGCGATCAATTCCTTCGGCAGTTCATAAGCAAATTCTTCAAGCAGCATGCAGAAATTATTCTACGCTAACAGGTTGCTGAAAAAGGCCGCCCGTCATGCTGAGCGAAGCATCTGCAGTATCTTACTGAAAATGAACAAAACAGATCCTTCGCTGCGCTCAGGATGACGTCACGCTGGGAGTTTTTCAGCAACCTGCTAAACGTCGGACCGCCTTTCGAAGATCGCGCGCCAACGCGGGATTGCCCGGTGGCGGCGTAAAGCCGCCGCTACTCGCGGTGTGATAGAGTCACTTCATGCCCGAAGCCACCGTAACTGTTTCCTCGCGCGGGGTCGAGAGAATTTTCGCCGGCCATCCGTGGATCTACCGGAGCGACGTTTCCGCCTCCCCGGATATTGAACCGGGAAGTGTTGTGGGCGTCCACGACCGGCGCCAGCGGTTTCTCGGGCAGGCCCTTTACAGCAACAGATCACAAATCGCCCTGCGTTTCATCACCCGCGAGAAGCGCTGCGTTGACCGCGCGTTTCTGGCCGAGCGAATCCAGACGGCCGCGGATTACCGCCGGCAGGTCGTCCAGGATTCCGAGGCCTTCCGCCTGGTTGCCTCTGAGGGCGACGTTCTGCCGTCACTGGTGATTGATCGTTACGGCGAATATCTCGCCGTGCAGACGCTCAGCCAGGGAATGGAAAAGCTGAAGCCCATCATCATCGACGTCCTGCAGGAAAAGTTTTCGCCGCGCGGCATCGTGGAGCGGAATGACGTTGCCGTCCGCGCGCTGGAGGCGCTGGAACAGGCCAAAGGCATCCTCGCCGGCGACGTGCCCGAAGAAGTCATCGTTTCGATGAACGGTCTGCGCTTTGCGTTTAACCTGCTGGAAGGCCAGAAGACCGGCGGCTTTCTTGACCAGCGGGAAAACCAGCGGGCGGCGCAGAGTTATGCTTTCGGGCGCGCGCTTGATTGCTTCACGTACGCCGGCGGCTTCGCGCTCCACGTCAGCCGCTGCTGCGAGTCTGTTCTGGGCATCGACTCTTCTCAGGACGCACTGCGCC is drawn from Terriglobia bacterium and contains these coding sequences:
- a CDS encoding protein-disulfide reductase DsbD domain-containing protein, giving the protein MMRWIAASLLVLLSAGAATAAGPPAVVSARTVLATNAVHPGQSAKLAVLARIEPGYHINDHKPSLDYLIPTKVEFDASPNLQVEKVVYPRGKMVKFDFLDSPISVYEGEIHLGSLLKVGSSVKPGNYPLRGKFMYQACNDHACLPPTSVPFEVSVRVAPPSVPLKSVNSEIFSTINFK
- a CDS encoding cytochrome c biogenesis protein CcdA, which encodes MTHNLSIPVAFVAGLVSFLSPCVLPLIPGYISMLSGLSMEDLRGEADEKVTALILRNSVAFVIGFSVVFIVLGASATAVGKFLLSRQGTFDIAAGVVIIIFGLHLTGLVKIPFLYREARMNTLAPKRGIAGSFVLGFAFAFGWTPCIGPILTGILALAAIKDTVFQGMFLLAIYSAGLAVPFLLTALGVGRFIKFYSRFRKHMQAVEVASGVLLICIGVLMATHKMTMLSGYLSFLNRFTL
- a CDS encoding HAD family phosphatase, with product MLRAIIFDFDGVIVDSEPIIMRLTQEMAAKEGWVVSEEEYYRNYLALDDRGIVEHLFISHGRAVDRARVEELVSWKSRVYGDMIAEGLPAMPGAVEFVRQVAKSYPLAIASGSARSEIEHLLGRVQLRDCFRTISSADDCERSKPDPEVYLKALAGLEALPEFGDKPLRATECVAIEDAPGGIDAAHAAGIRCIGLAHSRTQENLLHADWAFSGFEDLDLEAISRAFER
- a CDS encoding YncE family protein, with translation MKSCARFLFICWLAWVPGLCAQVPAPLKLAANIPMPEVRGRIDHLSVDVKGHRLFVSALGNDTVEVIDLDAGKDIHSITGMQEPQGVFYVPESNRIFVANGGDGSVHVLDGTNYSLLSTVQFPSDADDIRYDAAHERIYVGYGSGGLGVLDAMTGKELGTIPLRAHPEAFEVAGGGSRIYVNVPTENEIAAADWNRRSVVLRWPMENYRDNFPMAYDQSRQRLFVVCRSPAQLLVLDSESGKMVAHLDVAGDADDVYYDAARRRIYVSGGQGFISVVHQLDADHYRLQSTLPTASGARTSLFVPALDRLYLAIPRRGSAIAEIGVYEVRN
- the lgt gene encoding prolipoprotein diacylglyceryl transferase — encoded protein: MHPILFKIGSFQLPTYGVLLATALLVALYTVVRLGRREGLDTGRLVDLSTWIIVTALLGAKILMILTEWTFYSHNPGQIFSMSTLEAGGVFYGGFIAATVFAAWYIRSYKLPFWRVFDVYAPAIALGQSIGRLGCFSAGCDYGVASHSFLAVTFTNEFSHQMTGVPLGIPLFPWQIVESVTLLGIFVILMWRYKHKTRDGEIFLLYIGLYGVERFLLEFLRGDPDRGFVFNHLLSTSQFIALLVLGFAAVLAYRWYGPGRKAGSFAGSVSAKVHLQSKVKG
- a CDS encoding GNAT family N-acetyltransferase gives rise to the protein MRAMSGKTREVRVRTARLEDAGAIADLSGQLGYPSSAASVRRRLRDLLGKPDHAIWVAENSGGSVAGWIHVFVHALLESDRQAEIGGLVIDENFRGHGAGKALVGRAERWAKSRRLVSVYARSNIIRKEAHAFYQKLGYKIIKTQHAFRKELC
- a CDS encoding TlpA disulfide reductase family protein; amino-acid sequence: MKKGKVLLGVALGIVVAVGLFFVNKYWIAPAATKAAAKASGDFPQAPGFTLTSLSGDKIDLQNYKGKVVLLDFWATWCGPCRIEIPGFVQLQNQYGSQGLSIIGVSMDDGPEPVRKFYQEFHMNYPVVMGSDNLGELYGGILGLPTSFLIGRDGRIYAKHVGLTDASIFESEIKELLAAAPDRKLADFKTVGYTASKDIRTSTPAEVSSVVPGVDVSKLTPSELTAFQKHLGQQKCTCGCGFTLLKCRQVDSSCQVSLQQAKDEYAKFLKDHHG
- the queA gene encoding tRNA preQ1(34) S-adenosylmethionine ribosyltransferase-isomerase QueA, giving the protein MLLEEFAYELPKELIAQRPLKERDASRMMLLDRAAQSFSDRAFRSLPELLDPGDVLVVNNTRVFPARLLGKRRGARAQAIGKGNPAAREYLTAEVELLLTRNESGDVWQGLVHPGRKVRTGEVLVFGGGGLEAEVLGRGEYGVRRVLLRAREGSVAGAIDRLGHVPLPPYVGRPDEASDRETYQTIYARARGAVAAPTAGLHFTQRIFDALRAREIEVCEITLHVGPGTFRPVQTERVEDHKMESEQFEISEAAASTLNRALAERRRVIAVGTTSVRTLESVALENDGKIVPWRGETGLFIMPGFRFQVVRGLLTNFHLPKSTLLMLVSAFAGRDLIFRAYRHAIEQRYRFYSYGDCMLIV
- a CDS encoding class I SAM-dependent rRNA methyltransferase, which encodes MPEATVTVSSRGVERIFAGHPWIYRSDVSASPDIEPGSVVGVHDRRQRFLGQALYSNRSQIALRFITREKRCVDRAFLAERIQTAADYRRQVVQDSEAFRLVASEGDVLPSLVIDRYGEYLAVQTLSQGMEKLKPIIIDVLQEKFSPRGIVERNDVAVRALEALEQAKGILAGDVPEEVIVSMNGLRFAFNLLEGQKTGGFLDQRENQRAAQSYAFGRALDCFTYAGGFALHVSRCCESVLGIDSSQDALRLAQRNAELNGVSNIEWKEANCFDFLKAADQAGERFDVVVLDPPAFARQRSNLDSALRGYKELNLRGLKILNPGGYLITCSCSYHVTEADFLEAIASAAVDAHRTVTVVERRTQGRDHPILLTVPETLYLKCLILRAL
- a CDS encoding DUF4139 domain-containing protein, whose protein sequence is MLIRQRRVQMLAMLAAALAAANVARAQTKATSTESDQQALSLTIYNSNAALVRDVRTVRLPAGNVELQFADVASQIQPETVRIISLSGPRQLTVLEQNYRYDLLDPQKLFQYYVGKQVTLVRHITENNSTREVSTKATLLSDNNGPVWQVGNEIVTGMSADRFVFPALPPGLYSKPTLVWRLENKSAGEQKLEADYMTKAVNWNADYVLTLPGEDAAADLSSWVTVSNSSGADFRNTRLQLVAGQVHQAVQNIMPMAGRMVAMEAKAAAPGVSEEGLSEYHLYTIERPVTLPDNSSKQIAFVRASGIKVQKTYEITGQQFYFYSPYQGGESAKQPVEAHLKFKNSESNSLGVPLPAGTVRVYQADSNGRVQFVGEDSISHTPKDEDLNLYIGNAFDVTAERRQTDFQNLGRDVYESAFQITIRNHKKAAVTVDVNEPVNGTWSVLQSNFKYEKTSAFSIRFRVPVEADGQSVLNYRVRVHR